The proteins below are encoded in one region of Dehalobacter sp.:
- a CDS encoding DUF4829 domain-containing protein, whose product MKKWVLSFSIILLAVIAIIIASNHFSKTINNSDIAQGKQVVEDYFTALQNEDEEGAKNLLAKHKQGIFETSDKPHRWKPKLISMEYADSSYLYLQSGSYKSVYEHDPYKVICMRVTFFDNIEKHENYYYFYLTKETKNDKWVIFDWGY is encoded by the coding sequence ATGAAAAAGTGGGTATTGTCGTTTTCTATAATTTTATTGGCCGTAATAGCAATTATTATAGCCAGCAATCATTTTTCAAAGACGATTAACAATTCAGACATTGCTCAAGGGAAGCAAGTTGTCGAGGATTATTTTACAGCACTTCAAAATGAGGATGAAGAAGGCGCAAAAAATCTCTTAGCAAAACATAAACAAGGAATATTTGAAACATCTGATAAACCACATAGGTGGAAACCGAAATTAATCTCTATGGAGTATGCTGATAGCAGTTATCTTTATTTACAGTCGGGAAGTTATAAAAGCGTATATGAGCATGATCCATATAAAGTAATATGTATGAGAGTTACATTTTTTGATAATATAGAAAAACATGAAAACTATTATTATTTTTATCTTACTAAAGAAACAAAAAATGATAAATGGGTTATCTTTGATTGGGGATATTAA